One region of Candidatus Methanoplasma cognatum genomic DNA includes:
- a CDS encoding cupin domain-containing protein, which yields MDDTNKLGSRIRVYRERLGITQEELAERTGLEVDFIRDVEDGSTYPAVGMLIKLSRALGKRLGTFTDDIAVKDPLITKVSERTEDSSSQGKSHYHYFPLGKGKTDRNMEPLFIKIDPECGEALSSHEGEEFIMVLSGKIELTYGKEKHMLEPGDSVYYNSLIPHKVSAADRPAEIFAMIYVPF from the coding sequence ATGGACGATACTAATAAGCTGGGTTCAAGGATCCGAGTATACAGAGAGAGGTTGGGCATAACACAAGAAGAACTTGCTGAAAGAACAGGATTGGAAGTCGATTTCATCAGGGACGTCGAAGATGGGAGCACATATCCGGCCGTGGGCATGCTGATAAAACTTTCCAGAGCATTGGGCAAGCGTCTTGGGACCTTTACGGACGACATTGCCGTGAAAGACCCCCTTATAACCAAGGTCTCCGAGAGAACGGAAGACAGTTCCTCCCAAGGTAAATCCCATTACCACTATTTCCCGCTGGGCAAAGGCAAAACGGACAGGAACATGGAGCCTTTGTTCATAAAGATCGACCCCGAGTGCGGAGAGGCATTGTCGTCTCACGAAGGGGAAGAATTCATCATGGTCCTTTCCGGAAAGATCGAATTGACATACGGCAAAGAGAAGCACATGCTGGAGCCGGGTGATTCGGTGTATTATAACTCGCTGATACCGCACAAGGTCAGTGCGGCCGACCGTCCGGCGGAGATATTCGCCATGATATACGTTCCTTTCTGA
- a CDS encoding U32 family peptidase: protein MEILSPAGSPEGLIASIKGGCDAVYLGGKAFGARAFSQNFSDGEIEGAVNYAHERNVKVYVTVNTLIKDHEMNEAVSFVRFLEDIGADAVLIQDLGLLERISGLGIGKHASTQMGIHSAPGLEWCYENGIDRAVLARELTFDELSSVIKGSKIETEVFVQGALCYCISGGCLFSSIAGGRSGNRGQCAQPCRKSYLFNGKEGFFLSSADLYGVDWLRRLESIGVSAVKIEGRMRSHAYAYLAAKVYSMANRGRPPEEFANETDLLKTVFNRGFCEGYLPGVSSPVQQKYADNRGFLLGTVSITDRKFSLSDLNVTVNIRDGISIFKGKEKIGGFKISSLGTATVPFKVENGKYEIYRTYDPHIDEIKNLIGEVPDLKGRTKRMPYRQDLEKIDRKAKDPDISFYVSSLKVLEAVIEHADRIYYDLNDSTGTAEKVCEKKGAEFVVNLPRFRPLMDLDASGHDVVVNTPDQFRHYHSSKVYGSYHMNMFNSSFPPRMHQTTLSVELSKSMIQDAAGHYPGRIEVMVFGRTELMCTRDPGLAAGTLADELGHEFPVYRDGFGLAHILNSSDLLLLPYLEELGSMGVDSFGIDLRKRPASLAKVVADAYRNKDLGKKGRITEMCGSINYGHYLRGVD from the coding sequence ATGGAGATACTTTCACCTGCGGGTTCGCCGGAAGGGCTGATCGCTTCGATCAAAGGAGGCTGCGACGCCGTCTACCTGGGAGGAAAAGCGTTCGGCGCAAGAGCATTCTCACAGAACTTCTCTGACGGTGAGATCGAAGGGGCGGTGAACTATGCGCATGAAAGGAATGTGAAAGTGTACGTGACGGTCAACACCCTGATAAAAGACCATGAGATGAATGAAGCAGTATCTTTCGTGAGATTCCTTGAAGACATAGGAGCGGACGCTGTGCTCATCCAGGACCTGGGGCTTCTGGAGAGGATCAGCGGACTGGGTATCGGGAAACACGCCTCCACGCAGATGGGTATCCATTCCGCCCCCGGACTGGAATGGTGTTATGAGAATGGGATCGATAGAGCGGTGCTCGCGAGGGAACTGACCTTCGACGAGCTGTCATCCGTCATAAAAGGATCGAAGATAGAGACGGAGGTCTTCGTCCAGGGTGCGCTGTGCTACTGCATATCAGGCGGATGTCTTTTCTCAAGTATAGCAGGCGGAAGGAGCGGTAACAGAGGACAGTGCGCCCAGCCATGCAGGAAATCATATCTCTTCAACGGGAAAGAAGGATTCTTCCTCAGCAGCGCCGACCTTTACGGAGTGGATTGGCTTCGCCGTCTGGAATCCATCGGCGTCTCGGCCGTTAAGATCGAAGGCAGGATGAGAAGTCACGCGTACGCTTACCTGGCCGCCAAAGTATATTCGATGGCGAACCGCGGACGCCCTCCGGAGGAATTTGCAAACGAGACAGATCTGCTGAAGACCGTTTTCAACAGAGGGTTCTGCGAAGGGTATCTTCCCGGAGTGTCAAGTCCCGTTCAACAGAAATACGCGGATAACAGGGGTTTCCTTTTGGGAACCGTCTCGATCACCGATAGAAAATTCAGCCTTTCCGATCTGAACGTAACAGTGAACATCAGGGACGGCATATCGATATTCAAAGGAAAGGAAAAGATAGGCGGCTTCAAGATCAGCTCGCTAGGAACGGCGACCGTCCCATTCAAAGTAGAGAACGGGAAGTATGAGATATACAGGACATATGATCCGCACATTGACGAGATAAAGAACCTCATCGGCGAGGTGCCTGACCTGAAGGGGCGCACAAAAAGGATGCCTTATCGGCAGGATCTTGAAAAGATCGACAGAAAGGCAAAGGATCCCGATATCTCATTCTATGTAAGCTCCCTAAAGGTGCTGGAAGCTGTGATCGAGCATGCTGACCGAATCTATTATGACCTGAATGACAGCACGGGAACGGCGGAGAAGGTATGTGAAAAGAAAGGCGCGGAGTTCGTGGTCAACCTTCCGAGATTCAGACCGCTGATGGACCTTGACGCGTCCGGGCATGACGTCGTGGTGAACACGCCGGATCAATTCCGTCATTATCACAGCAGTAAAGTATACGGAAGCTACCACATGAATATGTTCAACTCCAGCTTTCCGCCCAGAATGCATCAGACCACACTTTCGGTCGAGCTCTCCAAGTCAATGATACAGGACGCGGCCGGACATTATCCGGGAAGGATAGAAGTGATGGTCTTCGGAAGAACGGAACTTATGTGCACGCGCGATCCGGGTCTTGCCGCAGGAACGCTGGCGGACGAGCTCGGGCATGAGTTTCCCGTCTACCGTGACGGTTTCGGCCTTGCCCATATTTTGAACTCGTCCGATCTTCTGCTGCTTCCGTATCTGGAGGAATTGGGTTCGATGGGAGTGGATTCCTTCGGCATAGACCTGAGGAAAAGGCCCGCCTCGCTGGCAAAGGTCGTTGCGGACGCATATCGGAACAAGGACCTCGGCAAGAAGGGGAGGATCACCGAGATGTGCGGATCCATCAATTACGGGCATTACCTCCGCGGGGTAGACTAA
- a CDS encoding pyridoxamine 5'-phosphate oxidase family protein — protein sequence MSQKIIAKAGEIINAKTGYIGGGMGGYAALALIDEEGYPTASTLTIAKADGIKWLTFCTSLGRNSAKRVNKCNRASVCINSSEYNITLVGTVEIQTDPDTKKDMWFPEMKGHWSGPDDPDYCVLRFNTERYSLFVGYEEAKGTL from the coding sequence ATGAGTCAGAAAATCATTGCAAAAGCAGGAGAGATCATCAACGCGAAAACAGGATACATAGGCGGCGGCATGGGAGGATATGCCGCCCTCGCCCTTATTGATGAAGAAGGCTATCCCACAGCCTCCACATTGACCATCGCAAAAGCGGACGGTATCAAATGGCTTACGTTCTGCACTTCGCTCGGCAGGAATTCAGCTAAAAGAGTTAACAAATGCAACCGAGCAAGCGTGTGCATCAACTCCAGCGAATACAACATAACCCTTGTGGGCACAGTAGAAATACAGACCGACCCAGATACCAAAAAAGATATGTGGTTTCCGGAAATGAAAGGTCACTGGAGCGGCCCCGATGATCCGGACTATTGCGTTTTACGTTTCAACACGGAGCGCTATAGCCTTTTTGTCGGTTACGAAGAAGCAAAAGGTACTCTGTGA
- a CDS encoding 2,3-bisphosphoglycerate-independent phosphoglycerate mutase, whose amino-acid sequence MPALKKKILIVVMDGLGDRGCKELDGLTPLQATETPNLDWFTKNGIAGTCDTVDIGIRPGSDTSHLSLLGYDPLEVYTGRGPFEAAGIGLIGRHGDVAFRCNFSTCDKDMNIIDRRAGRIDKPDTTELIKSLAGIKIDGVEAILKESTEHRAALILRGSGLSPEVTDVDSHDNGPLNRSKGMVPEAEFTANVLNKFVKESYERLKDHPVNVRRAAEGLLPANIIVPRGAGSFPDIKPFPEKYGVKAACVAGVGMIKGICGVCGLDVIDLPPDCTGGCSSNFVSKAKIAMETLKEYDFVLMNVKAPDVCGHDCDPLLKCSVVKRLDEMARYFKDNFREDLVIVFTADHSTPCSLGDHSGDPVPITVYTPGNIRDDADTFSESGCSHGRIGRIRGKYIVPMCMDLADRAEKFGA is encoded by the coding sequence TTGCCCGCCCTTAAAAAAAAGATACTGATCGTGGTGATGGACGGCCTGGGGGACAGAGGCTGTAAGGAATTGGACGGGCTTACCCCCCTCCAGGCAACGGAGACGCCGAACCTCGATTGGTTCACAAAGAACGGGATAGCCGGCACATGCGACACGGTCGACATCGGCATAAGACCAGGGAGCGACACATCCCATCTTTCCTTACTGGGCTATGATCCCCTTGAGGTCTACACCGGAAGAGGACCGTTCGAGGCCGCCGGCATCGGACTCATCGGCAGGCACGGGGATGTCGCGTTCAGATGCAACTTCTCCACCTGCGACAAGGACATGAACATCATAGACCGCCGCGCGGGAAGGATAGACAAGCCGGACACCACGGAGCTTATCAAGTCCCTCGCCGGCATCAAGATCGACGGTGTCGAAGCGATCTTAAAAGAAAGCACTGAACACAGAGCGGCCCTGATCCTCAGGGGCAGCGGTCTGAGTCCGGAAGTGACGGATGTGGATTCTCATGACAACGGACCGCTGAATCGATCCAAAGGCATGGTCCCTGAAGCGGAGTTCACCGCTAACGTATTGAACAAGTTCGTCAAAGAGTCGTATGAAAGGCTCAAGGACCATCCTGTGAATGTTAGAAGGGCAGCGGAAGGGCTTCTTCCCGCGAACATAATAGTTCCGAGAGGCGCCGGCTCGTTCCCCGACATAAAGCCATTCCCGGAGAAATACGGGGTCAAAGCGGCATGCGTCGCCGGCGTAGGTATGATAAAGGGGATATGCGGAGTATGCGGACTGGACGTCATAGACCTCCCTCCCGACTGTACGGGCGGATGCAGTTCCAATTTTGTGTCCAAAGCGAAAATTGCGATGGAGACACTGAAAGAATATGATTTCGTTCTAATGAACGTAAAGGCGCCCGATGTGTGCGGACATGACTGCGACCCGCTTCTGAAATGCAGTGTGGTGAAACGCCTGGACGAGATGGCCAGATACTTCAAAGACAATTTCCGGGAAGATCTTGTCATTGTATTCACGGCCGACCACAGCACGCCCTGCTCTCTGGGCGACCACAGCGGGGACCCGGTGCCGATAACCGTATACACGCCCGGCAACATAAGGGACGACGCAGATACGTTCAGCGAATCTGGGTGTTCGCACGGCCGCATCGGACGCATCAGAGGGAAATACATAGTCCCGATGTGCATGGACCTAGCGGACCGCGCCGAAAAGTTCGGCGCATGA
- a CDS encoding 4Fe-4S dicluster domain-containing protein — translation MEDKPYPIINVDECKGCGRCAAACPKKVLNISGEMNKRGYTHVKYSGEGCTGCFICFYNCPEPYAIEVYRPGKED, via the coding sequence GTGGAAGATAAGCCATATCCGATTATTAATGTGGACGAATGCAAAGGCTGCGGCAGGTGTGCGGCGGCCTGCCCGAAGAAAGTTCTGAACATATCGGGCGAGATGAACAAAAGAGGGTACACGCATGTCAAATATTCGGGAGAAGGATGCACCGGGTGTTTCATTTGTTTCTATAACTGCCCCGAGCCCTATGCAATAGAAGTTTACCGTCCCGGAAAGGAGGATTAA
- a CDS encoding alpha/beta hydrolase yields MPKETVGNIKMNYKVKGNGEPVVLITGLGGDVSFWKGMVPLLSDRFMVITFDNRGSGLTEYPDEPFDIGTLADDIVLLLDRLSIPKAHILGWSMGGNVAQEIALSHPDRVASLTLVSTYMRRPSRSSYIMNAMVGSVQSGGDLIYLFTVMQSLCMTEEAFRKMEEKGICTPWRLNSSLNGFLYQLAAVDGFDSRLRAKGIQAPTRVIHGKADIMVPSSMGEELAAEIEGADFVLIDGGGHTMSPKEYAGAFLEHVLKHPII; encoded by the coding sequence ATGCCCAAGGAAACCGTCGGAAATATCAAAATGAACTATAAGGTCAAAGGGAACGGAGAACCAGTGGTACTGATAACCGGCCTTGGGGGAGACGTCTCCTTCTGGAAAGGGATGGTCCCGCTCCTTTCAGACCGATTCATGGTGATAACGTTCGACAACAGAGGCTCTGGGCTCACCGAATATCCGGACGAGCCCTTCGACATAGGGACATTGGCCGATGACATAGTCCTTCTTCTGGACCGCCTCTCCATACCGAAAGCGCACATCCTCGGATGGTCCATGGGAGGGAACGTGGCCCAGGAGATCGCGCTGAGCCACCCCGACAGGGTCGCGTCCCTCACACTCGTCTCCACTTATATGAGACGGCCTTCGAGGTCCAGCTACATAATGAACGCAATGGTCGGCTCCGTCCAATCTGGCGGCGACCTCATATATCTCTTCACGGTGATGCAGTCGCTCTGCATGACCGAGGAGGCCTTCAGAAAGATGGAGGAGAAGGGCATATGCACCCCGTGGAGACTCAACTCGTCCCTGAATGGGTTCCTTTATCAATTGGCTGCGGTGGACGGGTTCGACAGCCGCCTGAGGGCAAAGGGCATACAGGCGCCGACGAGGGTCATACACGGTAAAGCGGACATCATGGTGCCCTCCAGCATGGGGGAGGAGCTTGCGGCGGAGATTGAGGGGGCAGACTTTGTGCTGATCGATGGGGGCGGCCACACTATGTCTCCCAAAGAATATGCCGGGGCGTTTCTTGAGCACGTCCTGAAACATCCCATTATCTGA
- a CDS encoding AMP-binding protein encodes MPRDEITREATLGQLLDEITAKYPDNDAVVYVDRGYRQTWREFKETVDDIAKGLMAMGVQRGEKVAVWATNVPHWVALQFATAKIGAILLTINTNYKSAEIDYIIRQSETENIFIIDGCRDTDYVKTLYELIPELKSQPRGMLRSERYPHLRRVMFLGSEKHRGMFSMPEVMAMSCQVTEDEYRERQNGLSVHDVVNMQYTSGTTGFPKGVMLTHHNIGNNGYWVGINQNFKPDDRICLPVPLFHCFGCSLGVMASVNHGAAMVILEEYDPLIVMTSVEKERCTALYGVPTMFISIMEHKMFDKFDFSSLRTGIMAGSPCPTKTMEEAVSRMNMREVTIVFGLTESSPGMTQSTYDEPSIEKKCSTVGKAMNGVEVEIIDPDTGEICEVGIPGEFCCRGYNVMKGYYNMPEETAEAIDKDGWLHSGDIGVKDADGYFSVTGRIKDLIIRGGENIYPKEVEDFIHHIEGVNDVQVVGVPDRKYGEVPGAFIILKKGYDLTPADIQDHCRGKIAKHKVPAYVAFVKEYPMTASGKIQKYKLREMSAQMWPSV; translated from the coding sequence ATGCCGAGGGATGAGATAACGAGAGAAGCGACGTTGGGTCAGTTGCTTGACGAGATCACTGCCAAATATCCGGATAACGACGCCGTGGTGTATGTGGACAGGGGTTACAGGCAGACGTGGAGGGAATTCAAAGAGACCGTGGACGACATCGCGAAAGGGCTGATGGCGATGGGGGTCCAGAGAGGAGAGAAAGTCGCCGTATGGGCGACGAACGTACCCCATTGGGTTGCTTTACAGTTTGCCACCGCCAAAATAGGCGCTATACTTTTGACCATCAACACCAATTACAAATCGGCCGAGATAGATTACATAATCCGCCAGTCGGAAACAGAGAACATTTTCATTATCGACGGCTGCAGGGATACCGACTATGTGAAGACCCTCTATGAACTGATACCCGAGCTGAAATCTCAGCCGAGAGGGATGCTCAGATCGGAGAGGTACCCTCATCTGAGGAGAGTGATGTTCCTCGGGTCAGAAAAGCACCGCGGGATGTTCTCTATGCCTGAGGTAATGGCCATGTCATGTCAGGTGACCGAAGATGAATACAGAGAAAGACAGAACGGGCTGAGCGTTCACGATGTGGTGAACATGCAGTACACATCCGGGACGACCGGTTTCCCTAAAGGGGTCATGCTCACCCACCACAACATAGGCAACAACGGATATTGGGTCGGCATAAATCAAAATTTCAAACCCGACGACCGCATCTGCCTGCCTGTGCCACTCTTCCATTGTTTCGGATGCAGCCTGGGCGTCATGGCCTCTGTCAACCACGGGGCGGCGATGGTCATACTGGAAGAATATGATCCCTTGATAGTGATGACGTCGGTCGAAAAGGAAAGATGCACCGCCCTTTACGGCGTCCCCACGATGTTCATATCCATAATGGAGCACAAGATGTTCGATAAGTTCGACTTCAGCTCCCTGCGGACAGGAATAATGGCCGGTTCCCCTTGCCCCACCAAAACGATGGAGGAAGCGGTCAGCAGGATGAACATGAGGGAAGTGACGATCGTCTTCGGCCTGACCGAATCTTCCCCCGGGATGACCCAATCAACGTATGACGAGCCAAGCATCGAAAAGAAATGCTCAACCGTCGGAAAGGCTATGAACGGGGTAGAGGTGGAAATAATCGACCCTGATACGGGAGAGATCTGCGAGGTCGGCATACCCGGAGAATTCTGCTGCCGCGGATACAACGTAATGAAAGGGTATTACAACATGCCAGAGGAGACGGCCGAAGCAATAGACAAAGACGGATGGCTGCATTCCGGAGACATCGGGGTGAAAGACGCGGACGGATATTTTTCCGTCACGGGGAGGATCAAGGACCTGATCATAAGGGGCGGGGAAAATATCTATCCGAAAGAGGTGGAGGATTTCATACATCACATCGAGGGGGTCAACGATGTGCAGGTCGTCGGCGTCCCGGACAGGAAATACGGAGAGGTCCCAGGCGCTTTCATAATACTGAAGAAAGGATACGACCTGACCCCAGCAGACATACAAGACCACTGCCGCGGAAAGATCGCCAAACATAAGGTCCCCGCGTACGTAGCCTTCGTCAAAGAGTATCCGATGACCGCCAGCGGTAAGATCCAGAAATATAAGCTCAGGGAAATGTCGGCTCAGATGTGGCCGAGCGTGTGA
- a CDS encoding alpha/beta hydrolase, with translation MPYADVNNVHLYYDREGSGPPLILITGFGGDIGFWRRASEMLSEKFTLIKVDNRGSGNTIYKDRFTLDDIAEDVRCLTEELGFDKISILGWSMGSHIAQKAAVLMPEKITALILVSSYRYRPSRFNYIVSAMVDAIKQGMPAEYLAKILNGICYTEEFFKKKETEEKSIRAYSFKDILGLGYQIGAMGLSDVTGLAAEISVPTLIIHGSKDITVECEEGLRLAETIPGCKTAIIEGAGHHIPADEYVPHAVDFIEQHMA, from the coding sequence ATGCCTTACGCAGATGTCAACAACGTCCATTTGTACTATGACAGAGAAGGGAGCGGCCCGCCTCTGATACTCATTACGGGCTTCGGAGGGGACATAGGTTTCTGGAGAAGGGCTTCTGAAATGCTTTCCGAAAAATTCACTCTAATAAAGGTAGATAACAGAGGGTCCGGAAACACCATCTACAAAGACCGGTTCACGCTGGACGACATTGCCGAAGACGTCAGATGTTTGACCGAAGAATTGGGATTTGATAAAATAAGCATCCTCGGGTGGTCCATGGGGTCTCACATAGCGCAGAAAGCTGCGGTACTTATGCCAGAGAAGATAACCGCGCTGATCCTCGTCTCTTCCTATCGTTACAGACCGTCCCGTTTCAATTACATCGTGTCGGCGATGGTCGATGCGATAAAACAGGGGATGCCTGCGGAATACTTAGCTAAAATACTGAACGGTATTTGTTATACGGAAGAGTTCTTTAAAAAGAAAGAAACCGAAGAAAAGAGCATCAGAGCGTATAGCTTTAAGGATATTTTGGGCTTAGGATACCAGATCGGTGCGATGGGGCTTTCAGACGTGACCGGTCTGGCGGCGGAGATCAGTGTTCCGACGCTTATTATACACGGCAGCAAAGACATCACGGTTGAGTGCGAGGAGGGGCTTCGCCTCGCGGAAACCATACCCGGATGCAAAACGGCGATAATAGAAGGGGCAGGACACCACATACCTGCGGACGAATACGTACCGCACGCCGTGGATTTCATCGAGCAACATATGGCTTGA
- a CDS encoding flavodoxin family protein: MKVVGFNCSPRKDGNTAHMIKDMFKVLNSEGIETEMVQVGGNDIHGCRACGACGKNKNMRCVMDDDIINSCVQKMIEADGIIIGSPTYFADVNTEAKALIDRAGYVIKSNGNPNRRKVGAAVVAARRAGGIHAFDTINHFFSISEMMIVGSSYWNISLARMEGDYEKDEEGVRTVKVLGENMAWLLKKIKEE, encoded by the coding sequence ATGAAGGTAGTAGGTTTTAACTGCAGCCCCAGAAAAGACGGCAACACAGCGCACATGATCAAAGACATGTTCAAAGTACTGAACTCCGAAGGCATAGAGACTGAGATGGTCCAGGTCGGAGGGAATGACATCCACGGATGCAGAGCGTGCGGAGCCTGTGGGAAAAATAAGAACATGCGTTGCGTAATGGATGACGACATCATCAACTCCTGCGTTCAAAAGATGATCGAGGCGGACGGCATCATAATCGGGTCCCCGACATACTTCGCGGACGTGAACACCGAGGCCAAAGCCCTGATCGACCGCGCCGGGTATGTGATAAAATCTAACGGCAACCCCAACAGAAGGAAAGTCGGAGCGGCCGTGGTCGCGGCAAGGCGCGCCGGAGGGATACACGCTTTCGACACCATCAACCACTTCTTCTCCATAAGCGAAATGATGATCGTGGGGTCATCTTATTGGAACATAAGCCTCGCCAGGATGGAAGGCGATTATGAAAAGGATGAGGAAGGAGTAAGGACCGTTAAAGTTCTCGGAGAGAACATGGCGTGGCTTTTGAAAAAGATCAAAGAGGAATAA
- a CDS encoding 2-oxoacid:acceptor oxidoreductase family protein, which translates to MIKRSTGLYEEFTRKGGDAVRATHYCAGCGHGIILKLIGEAMADLGMQDDAVFVGPVGCATFCYYYFDCGHISAPHGRASAVATGVSRVLPDKPIIAYQGDGDLGAIGFNNAFQAANRGDNFALFFVNNSIFAMTGGQMAPTTLEGQVTTTTPYGRDTVKAGHPLKVCEVFETLEAPVFIERVSVADTKRIMQAKKAIRKALLIQKEKKGFAFVEILSPCPNNMREDPVKAAETFTEAMEKTYPLGNFRDLSERPAPAPKNVLARTERELIGGGKEAVAMKNDPSFRERKFKFSGFGGQGILSLGLVVAEAAASDGRYVSWMPSYGPEQRGGSASCSVRIGGKEIGSPTIDDPDVLVAMNQPALERFASSVAEGGTIIYESSIKADIEFPSGVRAVPFPASSIANENGVSKASNTAFLGAMAGLGLLPFGEKNVLDALAESMSARPSLIEPNARVFEAAKKWISENRRP; encoded by the coding sequence ATGATAAAAAGGTCCACGGGGCTCTATGAGGAATTCACCCGCAAGGGCGGGGACGCCGTCCGGGCGACGCACTACTGTGCGGGTTGCGGGCACGGCATAATACTGAAGCTCATAGGCGAGGCGATGGCTGATCTGGGCATGCAGGACGACGCAGTCTTCGTGGGGCCGGTCGGATGCGCCACATTCTGTTACTATTATTTCGACTGCGGACATATATCCGCGCCCCACGGCAGGGCGTCTGCGGTGGCGACCGGCGTATCTAGGGTCCTCCCCGACAAGCCCATTATCGCTTATCAGGGGGACGGGGACCTGGGGGCGATAGGCTTCAACAACGCCTTCCAGGCGGCGAACAGAGGGGACAACTTCGCGCTCTTCTTCGTTAACAATTCGATTTTTGCCATGACAGGGGGGCAGATGGCCCCCACGACGCTTGAGGGGCAGGTAACCACAACTACACCTTATGGGAGGGACACAGTGAAAGCCGGTCACCCGCTGAAGGTATGCGAGGTCTTCGAAACACTGGAGGCGCCCGTATTCATAGAAAGGGTCTCGGTCGCCGACACGAAGAGGATAATGCAGGCGAAGAAGGCGATAAGGAAAGCACTCCTGATCCAGAAAGAAAAGAAAGGCTTCGCTTTCGTGGAGATACTCTCCCCATGCCCGAACAACATGAGGGAAGATCCCGTCAAAGCTGCGGAGACGTTCACGGAGGCGATGGAAAAGACATATCCGTTAGGCAACTTCAGGGACCTTTCCGAGAGGCCGGCACCCGCGCCTAAGAACGTCCTTGCGAGGACCGAAAGAGAACTGATCGGGGGCGGCAAAGAGGCGGTGGCCATGAAGAACGACCCCTCCTTTAGAGAGAGGAAGTTCAAATTCTCCGGATTCGGAGGGCAGGGGATACTCAGCTTGGGTCTGGTAGTCGCCGAGGCGGCGGCATCCGACGGAAGGTACGTCTCATGGATGCCCAGCTACGGCCCTGAGCAGAGAGGGGGGTCCGCCTCATGCTCGGTCAGGATCGGCGGCAAGGAGATAGGGTCGCCGACTATAGACGACCCAGATGTGCTGGTGGCTATGAACCAGCCTGCTCTTGAGAGGTTCGCTTCTTCCGTCGCGGAAGGAGGAACGATCATTTACGAATCTTCGATAAAAGCGGACATAGAGTTCCCTTCCGGGGTCAGGGCAGTGCCGTTCCCGGCATCTTCGATAGCGAACGAGAACGGTGTCTCCAAAGCGAGCAACACTGCGTTCCTCGGCGCGATGGCGGGACTGGGTCTCCTTCCCTTCGGGGAGAAGAATGTATTGGATGCCCTCGCCGAGAGCATGTCAGCCAGACCGTCGCTGATCGAACCCAACGCGAGAGTGTTCGAAGCCGCAAAGAAGTGGATATCGGAAAACCGGCGGCCATGA
- the vorB gene encoding 3-methyl-2-oxobutanoate dehydrogenase subunit VorB, translating into MRKFVRGNEAVMIGAVYAGVDAYFGYPITPASEIAHAASEYLPCLGKEFLQAECETGSANMMYGAASAGKKVMSASSGPGMSLMQEGLSYLAGSQLPAVVVDIMRAGPGLGNIYPEQGDYNQAVKGGGHGNYKNIVLAPASVQEMCDLTILAFDLAFEYRNPAVVLADAVLGQMMESITVPDKVPEPPGTDGWAVKGNSETKNNLICSIYLDAERQERHNFLLNKKYEEMRKEARAESYLTEDAEIILTGYGTSARIARSAVDILREKGIKAGLFRPITLMPFPEEALNACASGKRMIVVEMSNGQYRDDVVLHLKNKERVTLFNRMGGNLPKVADLVKAAEEAAEGRP; encoded by the coding sequence ATGCGCAAATTCGTAAGAGGGAATGAGGCGGTGATGATAGGCGCCGTCTACGCCGGAGTGGATGCATATTTCGGATATCCGATCACTCCCGCGAGCGAGATAGCCCACGCCGCGTCGGAATACCTCCCCTGTCTTGGGAAGGAGTTCCTCCAGGCCGAATGCGAGACAGGATCGGCGAACATGATGTACGGCGCGGCGAGCGCCGGTAAGAAGGTCATGTCCGCCTCATCAGGCCCGGGCATGAGCCTGATGCAGGAGGGATTATCATATCTGGCTGGATCCCAGCTGCCGGCCGTCGTCGTCGACATCATGCGGGCGGGGCCGGGGCTCGGCAACATCTACCCCGAGCAGGGAGACTACAATCAGGCGGTCAAAGGCGGCGGGCACGGCAACTACAAGAATATAGTCTTGGCGCCAGCCTCCGTCCAGGAGATGTGCGACCTCACAATCCTGGCCTTCGACCTCGCCTTCGAATACAGGAACCCCGCCGTGGTGCTGGCGGACGCGGTCCTCGGCCAGATGATGGAATCCATAACCGTGCCTGACAAGGTCCCCGAACCGCCGGGCACGGACGGATGGGCAGTCAAAGGCAACTCGGAAACAAAGAACAACCTCATATGCTCGATATACCTGGATGCGGAAAGGCAGGAGAGACACAATTTCCTTTTGAACAAAAAATATGAAGAAATGCGAAAGGAAGCAAGAGCCGAGTCCTATCTTACGGAAGATGCGGAGATAATCCTCACCGGATACGGCACGAGCGCCAGGATAGCGAGGTCAGCGGTCGACATCCTCAGAGAAAAGGGGATCAAGGCGGGCCTCTTCCGCCCGATAACGCTGATGCCGTTCCCTGAGGAAGCGCTGAATGCCTGTGCCTCCGGGAAGAGGATGATCGTCGTGGAGATGAGCAACGGGCAGTACAGGGACGACGTCGTTCTGCATCTGAAGAACAAAGAGCGGGTCACGCTGTTCAACAGGATGGGCGGGAACCTGCCGAAGGTCGCGGACCTGGTGAAAGCGGCCGAAGAAGCGGCGGAGGGAAGGCCATGA